One Raphanus sativus cultivar WK10039 unplaced genomic scaffold, ASM80110v3 Scaffold2492, whole genome shotgun sequence genomic window carries:
- the LOC130505681 gene encoding polyadenylate-binding protein-interacting protein 6-like isoform X2, translated as MKPGGGSGLNPEAAAYAPFSKRDVGDSTHPNVADGYGVEGKDSSQTCMPKTATSSEKQVTDEDLEMDIDTLFLSETFSDLSYESIIGVYLANDRDLDATIEMLNDLEILSNEAEEYLPDTVLDIGDVPETIDPSTSSASKRTNESTEASTSTSSPTPNAPSS; from the exons ATGAAGCCAGGAGGAGGATCAGGATTGAATCCGGAAGCAGCAGCTTACGCGCCATTCTCCAAAAGAGACGTCGGTGATTCTACGCATCCCAATGTAGCTGATGGTTATGGAGTCGAAGGGAAGGATAGTTCTCAAACGTGCATGCCAAAGACGGCAACATCCTCCGAGAAGCAGGTTACGGATGAGGACTTAGAGATGGACATTGACACTTTGTTTCTTTCAGAAACATTCTCTGATTTGTCGTATGAGTCTATCATTGGTGTGTACTTGGCCAACGATCGCGATCTGGATGCTACTATCGAAATGCTGAATGACCTCGAG ATTTTGAGTAATGAAGCCGAGGAATACCTCCCGGACACAGTACTGGACATTGGAGATGTACCTGAAACCATCGACCCTTCAACCTCATCAGCTTCAAAGCGAACGAATGAGAGTACTGAAGCAAGTACATCAACATCCTCCCCTACCCCAAACGCTCCCTCCTCCTGA
- the LOC130505681 gene encoding polyadenylate-binding protein-interacting protein 5-like isoform X1: MAPVRVLLVSEVAMKPGGGSGLNPEAAAYAPFSKRDVGDSTHPNVADGYGVEGKDSSQTCMPKTATSSEKQVTDEDLEMDIDTLFLSETFSDLSYESIIGVYLANDRDLDATIEMLNDLEILSNEAEEYLPDTVLDIGDVPETIDPSTSSASKRTNESTEASTSTSSPTPNAPSS; this comes from the exons TATCTGAGGTAGCAATGAAGCCAGGAGGAGGATCAGGATTGAATCCGGAAGCAGCAGCTTACGCGCCATTCTCCAAAAGAGACGTCGGTGATTCTACGCATCCCAATGTAGCTGATGGTTATGGAGTCGAAGGGAAGGATAGTTCTCAAACGTGCATGCCAAAGACGGCAACATCCTCCGAGAAGCAGGTTACGGATGAGGACTTAGAGATGGACATTGACACTTTGTTTCTTTCAGAAACATTCTCTGATTTGTCGTATGAGTCTATCATTGGTGTGTACTTGGCCAACGATCGCGATCTGGATGCTACTATCGAAATGCTGAATGACCTCGAG ATTTTGAGTAATGAAGCCGAGGAATACCTCCCGGACACAGTACTGGACATTGGAGATGTACCTGAAACCATCGACCCTTCAACCTCATCAGCTTCAAAGCGAACGAATGAGAGTACTGAAGCAAGTACATCAACATCCTCCCCTACCCCAAACGCTCCCTCCTCCTGA